Part of the Flavobacterium sp. MDT1-60 genome, TTTCCAGGTTCAGCGTTGATGAAAACAGCGCGCCCTTTAAGTGAAGGGTGATTCAAAGCATACAAATCTCTTTTCGCTCCGTTATTATCCAAAATAAACAAGAATTTGCCTTTTGCTTTTTTCAGTGTTGGCCAATTGTTGTTCAAAACGGCTTCTTCCAATGTTTTGTATTTTCCACGTACCATATCTGGCGTGATTAGTTTATTTCCTAAACCTTTTCGAAGTTCTTTGTCTAAAGCATCAAATAACTCAGGTGTAAATTTTTCAGCTTTCGTTCCTAAGAAGCTATCGTCATCTTTTGGTTCCAACGTAATAAAAACCGGAACGTGATCCGGATTTGCATCAGACCATTTTTTTAATTCTGCAAGACAATTTTGAAGCGTGTAGCAGGATGTTCTAAAATCAATATCGATCATATGAAAAACTTTAAAACCCGGTTTCTGCATTTCTCCATTTGGATCATAAGCTTTTTCAGATTTTGCAAGGTCTAAACCTTTTGGGTGTGCATATTTTCCGCCTTTAGTATCACCCTGAACATCAATTTCAAGATTTCTTAAACCTTTGTTTAACTGCTCTGTAATTGGAATATGAGTGTATTGCAGACCTTTTAAAGAACGACTTGTGTCTTTGGCCTGAATAAAATTGTACAAATCGGTCTCAATAGCCTGACGATAACTGTTATGAGAACCGATGACCTGAATTTGATTGATTTTTAGATTGTCGTTTTGTGCCTGAACGCTGGTGTTTATAGCGCCGGCAAGAAATAATGTAAACAGAATTTGTTTCATGATGTAAGGTATAAAAAGTGTTTCCAGATTAAGGGACGCATCAAAAGAGAATACATTTTTATCCATGACTAAATTAAAAGAAAAATTTCAATTTTATGTTAGATTAAGAAAAAGAAATCGCAAACCGATTATCATTTTTGCCTTAAAATAGTAGTATTTATACAGCAAAGAATTCATTATTTAATTTAAAGTTAACCTTCAGACAAAAAACTTTGGTATAACATTTTATTATTTTACATCAACAAATACTACCAAAAGCAGTTATGAAGAATCCTGAAATTTTTGAACAAACGTATACCGAATACTGGAAAAAGCTCAATGCGTTTTCGTATACGATGACTCAGGATAAAGACTTGGCGCAGAACATTGTTCAGGATGTTTTTATTGATTTATGGGAGCGAAAAGACGATCTGAATATTAATGCGATTGAACCGTATTTATTTCGTGCCGTAAAAAATCAGGTCTTCAAACATTATCAAAATAATCGGTTTGATAAGACCATTCTGGAAGATCAGTTTGAAGATTATATTATTGATAATTTCGCTTCGATTGATCCTGAATTAATGGATTTACTTTATTCTTTACTAGATAAACTTCCGGAGAAAAGAAAAGAAGTTTTGTTGATGTACAAATTTCAGGATATGTCAATCGATATGATTGCCGATGAACTCGGAATTTCGAAACAAACAGTTAAAAACCAAATTTCTTCTGCCTTAAAACAGCTTCGTGAAGGCTTAAAAGACCTGGCCTGGCTGGCTCCATACATTATTTTGCATCAAAAGTTTTAAGATAACTTTCCGTTAATGTTTTCCTAATATTTCCCGATAGTACGATTTTATGATTCCCGTACTTACTTGTAATAATAAGTAATATGATAAAAAGAATCAAACATAGTTTAGAACATCTTATAGATAAAAGTTCACGAAATAAAACTTCAATTGCAGAAGAAAATTTATTAAATGATTTTGCTTTTGATCAATATCAAAATTCAAAATGGAACGAAACTGCAATGGGAAATCCTAATGAAGTTTCGCGACATATATATGAAGGAATTCAACTTCGAATAGGAAAGAAGAGAAGCTTCAATCCTTATTTAAAATACATGGCCGCTGCCAGTATTCTTTTTCTTGTTGGTTTGGGATTCTTTTTCAAACCAGGTTTTTCAGTTGAAAAGCACTTAACATTTAAAACTTTAGATATCCCCAAATCTATCCAGTTAAATGATGGCTCGAAAATTTATCTGGCAGCAAATTCTATATTTCAATATCCTGAAAAATTTCTGGGAGACGAAAGAAAGGTTTCGCTATTAAAAGGAAATGCATTTTTTGAAGTGGCCAAAGACAAAAAACATCCTTTTATTATTACTTCCGGCGAAATTAAAACAAGAGTGGTTGGGACTTCTTTCCACATTCAGTTATCAAAATCAAAATGCGAAGTGATCGTCGTAACGGGAAAAGTAAATGTTACTTCAAAAGGACAGAGTGTTGATTTGGTTCCGAATGAAGAAGCTTTGTTTGAATCTCAAAAACTGACCAAACAACTGGCAGATAAATCCTATTTAGTCAATTGGTACAATACTGATATCACACTAAATCAGACAATTCTTAAACATGTTATTACGATTTTACAATATAAATACGGAGTTTCATTTCAGTATGATAATGAAAAAGTATTAGCAACGCCGTTAACGGTGTTTATTAAGAAAGACGCATCATTAGAGAATGTTTTAGAACAAATAAATTATATCACAAACCTAAAATTTAAAGTTTATGGCGAAATAGTAAAAGTGGATTAAAAAACAAAAAAGCAGTTGCTGAGAACAACTGGATTAATAAGTAAGTATCGATAAAAAACCAATAACTTAAATCATGTATTTTAAACTTTCCTATTTAAATCTAAAGAGAATTGTCTTTTTAGTAATGGCGTTACTGGCCATTCAAAATGGTTACAGTACAACTAATTTCCCTGAAAAATCAAACGTAAAAAATAAAGTAGAAAAAGCTACGCTAGTTTCTATTTTTTCAAAATTAAGTCAGCAAACAGATTATAAATTTAGCTATGGGCAGGCTATTATCGCTGATAATACTGTTTATACGGTAAATTATACAAACGAATCTGTTTCGTTAATTTTAAGTGACCTTTCTAAAAAAGCTAATTTCAATTATAACATTAATGGAAAATTAGTTTTAATTCAGAAAACAGAAGCTCCAAAAACGACAACACATAAAGCGGTTGACAGAATAAAAGTAAAAGGAAAAATTGTTGACGAAAACAAAGTCCCAATTCCTGGAGCGACAATTATAGAAACGAGTACATCGAACTCAACAACTACAAATTTTGATGGTGAATTTGAACTTACGGTTGGAGAAGGAAAAACAATCGAAATCTCGTATTTAGGTTATAAAACAAAAACAGTTGCTGCACAAAGTGGTTTTATAACAATTCAGTTAGAACCAAATACATCTGAATTGGCAGAGGTTTTAGTTGTTGGTTACGGTAAGCAATCTAAAAAAGATGTTACTGGGGCTGTTACACAGTTGGAAGCTTCCAACTTTAAACAAGGTATTTCTACTTCTCCAGACCAATTATTACAAGGAAAAGTTGCTGGTGTTCGTGTGGTTAGCACAAGCGGTGAGCCAGGAGCAGGAGTAAATGTTACGATTCGTGGAGTTGGTTCTATCAGAAGCGGAAGTACACCTTTATTTGTAGTTGATGGCGTTCCGTTATCAAATGACGATGTTAGCCCTGGTGCAAGTAATGTTGGTTTTGGAAGCTCACAGGCAAAAAATCCATTGAACTTTTTGAATAATAGTGATATCGAATCTATTACCGTTTTGAAAGATGCTTCGGCTGCTGCAATTTATGGTGCAAGAGGATCAAATGGTGTTGTTTTGGTAACAACGAAAAAAGGATCCAAAGGCGAAGGAACTTTAACTTTTGATTCTTACACAGGAATTTCGACCGTAGCTAATAAATTAGATGTTTTGGATGCTGGTCAATACAGAAAAGCGATTAAAGATCCTGCATTTGACCACGGAGGAAATACAGACTGGCAAGATGTAATTTACAGAACCGCTATTACAACAAATAATTCATTGGCTTTTTCTAAACAAACAGAAACAGGAAATTATTATGCTTCTGCAGCGCAAATGAATCAGGAAGGAATTATCAGAAACAGTAATTTTAAACGTATGTCGGGTAGAATTAACGCTGCTGAATCATTTTTGGATAACAAACGTTTGAAAGTAAAAATGAATCTTACTGCGAGTGAAACCAAAGATGATGGAGTTCCTACAAGTGATGACGGAGGTTCAAACGGACAGTTGATCGTTCATACTTTAATGGCAAATCCAACAAGATCTGTTTTTGATGCGAATGGAAAGTATACTAACTTCAATATGAACGCGCATTACAATCCGGCTTATTTATTAAGTATTTACGATGACCAAACCCGTACAATAAGAGTTTTGGCCAATTTAGAAGCGTCATTGAGAATTGTAGACGGATTGGAATATAAAGTAAACATTGGTTTTGACCGTTCTGCAGCGGAAAGAAACACGACGATTTTTCCAAATTTAACGGACTTGAATCCAAAAGGGAAATATGTTCAGAACAATTTAGATTCAAAAAACTCTTTGATCGAACATTATCTGACTTACAATCTATTGTTAGACAAACATAAAATAGAAGCTTTAGGCGGATTTTCTTATCAGAAGTTTGAAAGATCAGGAACAAGTTTCAGTATTGACGGAATTTCAAATCAGGGAGTGGGTGTACCACCATCTATTAATCCTGGATTTGCGGGAACACAATCCGGAGTTTCCGGTTATGCTCAGGAAAATGAATTGCAGTCTTATTTTGGAAGGGTAAATTATACTTTCAATGAAAAATATCTTTTAACAGCTTCGATGAGAGCAGACGGTTCAACTCGTTTTGGTCAAAATAATAAGTACGGATATTTTCCTTCAGCTGCTTTGGGTTGGAATATCTCTAAAGAAAAATTCTTAGAAAACGCTACAGCCCTAAGTAACTTAAAATTAAGATTAAGCTGGGGACAAACTGGAAATCAGGAAGTAGAAAACAAAATCACTCAGGCAAGTTATTCATTGGCAGGTGCTGACGGATATTATTTGTACAACGACTTGAATTTGGTAAACGGAGTTTCTGTAAACAGAACACCAAATCCTGATTTAAAATGGGAAGTTGTAACACAATATAATGCTGGTTTAGATTTTAGTTTTTGGAATGATAAATTCTACGGAACTTTAGATTATTTCAACAAAACGACAACGGATGCAATTTTGAATGTTCCTTCACAAGCTTTGAGCCCAACAACAACTATCTGGACGAATATCGACGGAAAAATTATCAATAAAGGTTTTGAGTTTATGTTAGGATCTAAGCTAATTGATAAAAAAGATTTCTCATGGAATATTGATGTGAATGGAGCAACTTTAGATAATAAAATTGAAGATCTTCCAGTTTCAGAAATCCTGACAGGGACTATTTCAGGACCAGGACAATCCGGAGTTAATGCTAATATTTACAAAAGCGGTTATGCTGCGGGATCTTTCTATTTGTTACAACATACTGGTTTTGATGCAAACGGAGCTAATGTTTTTAAAGATCAAAACGGAGACGGAAAAATTGATAACAGCGACAGAGTAATTATCGAAGGTGCATTGCCAACTTTCTACTACGGATTCAATAGTGACATGAGATACAAAAACTTTACATTCTCTTTCTCTATCATTGGTCAAACCGGAGGTTATTTATTGAATAACACAGGATTAAATGCTTTGAATATAAACAACTTAGCTTCTGACAGAAACGTTGCTACAGGATATTATGAGTCTGGTGCAAATGCTACAAACTCTCCAATTTTATCTACACTTTTCTTAGAAAAATCAGATTTTATCAGACTTAATACGGCGCGTGTTGGTTACAATTTTGATTTAAAAGGATTAAACTGGATAAACGGATTGACACTTTATGTTACAGGACAAAACTTAATTACAATTACGAATTATTCTGGTTATGATCCTTTAATCAACAGTCCGAAATCAAACGGAGGAAATCAGTCTATTGGTATTGATTACGCTAGTTATCCAACTTCCAGAACGTTCAGTTTTGGAGCAACTTTAAAATTATAATTATTATGAAGACAAATAAAATTTTTAATATAAAATTAATCGCATTTTTCTCTTTCGTCTGGTTGTTTGCCAGCTGTACTGATCTTGATGAAGTTGTTCTTGATGAGGTTTTAGGAAATAATGCTTCTAATCCTGCTGGTGCACTTGCTGCAGCTTACGATCGACTGGGAGACGGAACTTTTACAGATCACGGAGCAATTTTTTCTTTACAGGAATATACAACTGATGAAGCTATTTTGCCAACTCGTGGAAGTGACTGGGGAGATGGTGGAAAATGGAGAGACATGCACGAGTTTACATGGAAATCTGATAATGCGGTTGTAGGTGACAACTGGAACAAATTGACTAACGGAATTACACGTTCTTTAACAGCAATTCAGTCGATTGAAGAAAGTTCTATTCCGCAGAAAAAATTGTTTTTGGCTGAGGCCAAAGCCCTTTTAGCGTATTATTTATACACAACTTTGGATTTGTACGGACAAACACCATACAGAGATCCAATGAACCCGAATGCGCCTTTGCAAATTTTAAAAGCCGATACTCAAATCGATCAATTAATTACAGATGTTGAAGCTTTGATTCCTGATTTAGCTCCTATGGGAGAGCAGCAAACGCACCACGGACGTTTTACAAAAGAAGCAGCGTATGGTTTTTTAGCTACTATGTATTTGAACCGTGCTGTTTTTAAAGATCGTTTTAATGCAAATTCAAGTTTTAATTTTAGTGAGCCTGCAGTAAGTGGTGGAGGAACTGATATGGACCGTGTTATTTATTACACTTCATTATTAATCAACTCTGGAAAATACAGTTTAGAAAGTGATTATTTCAAAAACTTTGCAAGAGATAACGAAAATGGTAAGGAACTTATTTTTGCTATTTCTCAAAAGATAGATTATATCCGTAACGGTTCTAATAGTTTTGCGTATGTGTGTATGGAACGTAACCAGAGAGCATCTGCTGCAAACAGAGGAACAAATGCAGCTTGTACAACTCCTGAATTTTATGCAACATGGGATGGAAATCACGATGATCCTAGATTTGAACAACATTACCAATACGCAGATGGTACATGGTTTATGAATGACGGTACAGATGTAAGCGTTCCTGCGACAGATATTGTACCTAAAAGTACTAATTTACCATGGTTTCATTTTAACAGAGGAATTCAGGCCGGACTTCAGTATGGTCCAATATTATTGCCATCAGGATCTTTAGAAATGATAGGTAATCGTATTAAAGTTTCTCCTTTATATATGGAAAAAAGCAGCACTACAAGAATGAATTTCACGCCATCATTAACATTTAAGAATCCTGCTCAGGCTGTTTTTGCTCAAAACGAAATTAATCAGGGAGCTCGTGTTTTTAAATATGAATTTGATCCTGAAGGAGGAAACGGAAATAGTAATGTTGATATTCCATTGTTTCGTTTAGGCGGAATGTACACGATGAGAGCTGAGGCTTATTTCAGAAAAGGAAGTAACGGATTAGCAATGGATGATTTGAATAAATTACGTACCAGCAGAAAAAGAGAATCTTTGTATGCAAGTGCCCCGGGAAAAGCCTTAACATCTTTAGATGCAACACAATTGTATAAAGAAATAGGTTTCGAATTGTATTGGGAATTGTACAGAAGACCACAAATGATCCGTTTTGGAAAGTTTGATTTACCAGGAACTGCAAAAGCAGCTTCACAACCCTTTAGAAGAGTATTCCCAATTCCGCAGTCAACAATTGATGTGACTAAGGAATTCAAACAAAATCAAGGATATAATTAGTTTTGTGTTAGTTTATTTTTATTTATTTTTTTTACAAAAAGCCTGTTTCTTTCGAAACAGGCTTTTGTTTTTTTCAAAGAATCAGGAATATTAAAGAAGATTTTTTCCTAAGTTTTTATCTAACTTATTGGTTTCAAGTTATAATTTGAAACCATTAAAGCCGAATATTTCAAATATTTATTTTTTAATTCTATTTAGCTTTGGGCTAATTTTAAGAAAAAATGTAATATTTAATTGACATTCTCACTTTAAAAACAAATAAAATTATAAATCAAACAAAAATTAGAAATCATGAAAAAGTATCATTTATTATTCGTTGTTTTTTTCTTTTCGCTGGCAATGTCGGCACAGAGTTCAGGGGCATTTTTGCTTAATTTGTACGGAGGTTATACTTTTAAGGACAAGGTGGAATTTGACAACTCTTATGCTTATGTAGAAGATGGTTTTGAATACGGTGCAGGTTTTGAATATTTTATAATGGATAATGCTTCTATAGAATTAAAATATAACCGACTTGATACAAAAATGCCTTTATACACGAAGGCTTTGACACCTAATAATCCTGTTCCCGCTGGGACTCAGCTTAATGCCGGAGATGATGAAGGTGCTATTAATTATATATTAGCTGATTATACGTATTATTTCGGGTCAAGTTCTCAAAAAGCATTACCATTTTTAGGAGCAGGAGCAGGTGTAGCGATTCTGGAATCACCTCAAAGTGGAAACGGAACTTATTTTGCGTGGGAAATTAAAGCGGGTGTAAAAGTAAAAACTAACTCACCATTATCAATTAATCTTCATGCTTATTTGCAATCTATGTCGGCAGCTGTTGGATATGATTACTATTGGGACTACTATTGGGGCCCTGTGGGAGTTACTGATTATGCATCAACATTTCAGTTTGGACTGGGAGCTTCTCTAAGCTACGACTTCAGTAAATAAACAAGAAAACCATAGAAAAAATTTACCCATTAAAAATTAAATTATGAAAAAGATATTTTTATTATTTGTCCTTATTATGACAACAGGTGCATTTGCACAATCAAAAGAAGATGTGGCTATTATTCAGTCTGTATACGGTAAATCTAAAACAGATTTAGTTAAACAATATTTGAGCCTAACCGATGCTCAGGCCGCAGCGTTTCAGCCTATTTATGATAAATATGAAACAGAAAGAAAAGCATTAGGTCAGAAAAAAATTGAAATCATTAATGATTATGCGACTAATTATGCAACACTGGATGATGCAAAAGCAACACAATTGACGGAAGCCAATCTTAAAAATAATATAGAATTGGATAAACTTTTGTCTTCGACTTTCAGTAAACTTAAAAATGCAATTGGAGGTATAAACGCCGCTAAATTTGCACAATTAGAACAATATCTTCAAGTAACCATAAGAGCGGAAATTCAGGATTCGATTCCTTTTATTGGTGAAATTGATAAATCAAAAATTAGTAAATAAAGGTTCTAAGGTATTGAGGTTCTACTGTTTTTCATAAAACCTTAGAGCCTTAGAACCTCAGTACCTTAGAGCTTCCAAAAGATAGTTATTTTATAAAAAAGGATTGCAATGATATAATATTTGAATGGTATACTAGTGGTATTTTTGATAGCATTTCATATTGACTGTGAAAAAGAAATAATTTATCAACTTGACAAATTAAAAATAATTCAAAATATAACATCATGATACATCAAATTGATACAACAGATAATATAGTGGCTTTTAGAGCATTGGCAGAAGTAACTAAAGACGATTTTCTGAGTGTAGTAGTTCCTGCGGTTGAGCATTTAGTGAAACAAACCAATGAAATTAATTTTTTATTAGTTCTGGATACCGATCTTGAAAATTTTACTGCCGGTGCCTGGCTTGAAGATGCATTACTGGGATTAAAACATCTTGGAAAATGGAACAGAGCAGCTATAATTACAGATTCAGAAGATATTATTTCTTTTACCAACGGATTTAGTTATGTCGTTCCGGGAGAATTCCACGGATTCAAAAAATTAGAATTTAATAAAGCCTTAAACTGGGTCGAGGGAAATATTAATATAGCATAAAATTTGTTTCAAGGTTTTCTTTGTTTCAGGTTTCAAGTTTCAGGTTCTCTGCGAACGTTAAAAAATCAGCCACGCCTTCAGGAATCTTCTACAGAACTATAGAAACTCATGAATTTTTCGTGGCTAATTTTTTGTTTATTTTTTTTCGTTTTCAGAATCACATGCAGCATTCAACCTGAAACCTGAAAAACCTGACACGAGGCTTTAGCCGAATTGGCGAAGCAAACAAAATTTTTAGTGATTATACTCGATACCACTACTATCAGTAACTTCTCTTTTTGCTTTCGAAGATTTTTCTAAATGTTTATAGCAGGCTGAAGCTAATAATGGCAGTGCAAGACCTCCAACAACTGCTGCTGTTTTATTGTGCCCTACTTTTTTTAATACAGCACCAATAACAATTGAACTGATACCGGCACAAACTAAATTTTTAACTGAAAGTTTTGATGCCGGGTTTGGTGTAATTCCGTGCAATAAAGGGTCTATAAAATTTAAATTTTCCATGATTATTGTAATTTTATTTGTTTAAACTTTTTTGTATTTTATGAGGAGATCTTTTCATGATCTGTTTCGATCTCAATTTTTTCAATTTCTACTTTTTCTTTTTTAATGGCTTGTCTTAATAAGGCTAAAAGACTCATATAAATATTTGCTACAAAAACCAGCGAGAATCCTGCCAAAATATAGCCACGCCAGTCATTTAACAAAAGTTTATAATCTGTAAAGAATAAACAGGCAATTGTGACATAATGACTAAAACAGTATTCACACGTAAAAAGATAAAACGCTTTTCGTGACAATAATGTCCTGTCATTTTTAGAATGTCTGACACACCATTCGCGAGGTTCCCTAAATATTTCTTCATGCGTTACAGTCCAACTGATACATGCAATTGGAACTGCTAAAACAAAAAGCCAAATAATTTGGGTTAAAAGATCCATAAATAGATGTTTTGCTTATTCTCTCGGATGCGTTTCAGGAAAATGTTCTGCCTCGAAATCGTCCATATCCTTTGTGTCGTCATCTATATGCTCTTCCTCGTCTTCGGGCTGGCTATGATCATCGACATCGTCCGGAATGTATTCAGTATCCTTTTCTTCATCATTAGTAATTAAACCATCTTCATTAATGATTCTTTCTTCATTCGGAATGTTTTCATTACGGTTAGAATCATTTGTCTCATGATTAACATCTCCTATAAATTCCCCGCGATACTGTTGCTCATATGGATCTTCGTCTTTTTTATAATTATCAGTATCAATAAGTGTTTCCTGATCGATAAAATCCGGGTCTTTCGGACCATAATTTTCGTTGTTATACTTTTCCATGACGTTTAAATTTAATTATTTCCCTGGAAGAAATCTTCCGATTTTTACTTTAAAGGCTTGTATTTTACAAAATTAGCTTTTGGATCGTTTGAAATTGTTACAGAAAATTGGAATCTATTTCTATAATTATCAGTTGAAACGAAAAATAGAATGCTTCAGCCGGAAAACTTAATTATGAGTTTTCTACCGTTATTGATTCGAGAAAAATTTTAATTGGCGGAATTGTTTGTTATCATTTAAATTCTCCCTTTTAAAAGAAAAATGTTAGATAAATAAGATTTTACCGAATAATTTTTTATTTAAGTCATCGATTACATTATTGTTATTGTTTTAAAAAGCTCTTAGAAGAAATAAAAGGATTGAACATCTATGATTTTAACTGTAAAACCGAAAGTAATATAAATGAAAGGTTTTTCGTTAAAAAAATAAGTAGAAAATTTTATTAATAAGTACTTATTTCTTATATTTAGCAAATAGAGTCGTTGTTTATTCTTTTTTATATTCTTCAAATAAAAGCCAGTTTTTCTATTTACAACATAAGCCTTGACGCTCCTTTGAATTGATAGTCTAAGCGTTACTAAAATTTAAATTTTATTTTAAAAAAATGAACCCCAAAAGTTTTTTTAGAATAATTGATAGTCGTTGATATACAATTTTTTAAACGCCTGCCTTTTACATAACAGTTGCCCATTTTTTTGCAAAAAGCGCCAAAACAGTTTTAATACAAAGAATTTATGATATTAATTCACTCTTTGATTGATTTTAAAACGATTAAAAAAGTTTTAGTTTATCTGTTTTTTATTGTACCAATTTATACAATTTCTAATGACGTAAATGCAAATACACCCGGAATTATATGTCCAGAGGGAGAACCATCGCTTCTGCCAGATAATTTCGATTTATCTGGAACAGCATATACTGAGAAAACTAGTCTGAATTGTACCTTAAAAGCTGTTGTTCCTGAACCAACAATTACGGTTCAGCCAGCCGGAACAACAATTTGTTCCGGAGGAAACCATACATTATCTGTAACAGCAACTAACGATACGCCAGGCTTAATGTATCAATGGTTTAAGAGTACAGATAATATTATTTTTACAGCTGTTTCCGGAGCAACATCAGCAACATATATAACACCAGCTTTGACACAGACGACTTATTACAAAGTAACTGTTTCAACTGGTGGAAATGAATTGGCAATAACCTCAGTTGTTGCTCCTGTGGTTGTTCTGCCAAATATTTTAATTACTAAGCAACCCGTATTAAGAACAAATATTTGTAGTGGTTCAACAGCAACTTTAAATGTAACAGCAGTCGGAGGTTCTGGTAATTATAGTTATCAATGGAAAAATTCTACGGTATTAGCCGGCCCTTATACTACTATTTCAGATGCTAATTCAGCATCTTATACAACTCCTGTTTTAACACAAAATACTTTTTATGTAGTTGAAATTTCAGATACTACTCAGGGATGTAATCCCGTTACTTCAAATGTTTCAGGAGTTATGATTCCGGGTATTATTAAACAGCCCATAACTCCTGCTACTGTTTGTGTTGGAGGAACAATTTCACTGTCTGCTACAGCTTCTGCAAATGGAGGTTCAGCAACATTTACGTATCAATGGCAAAGTTCTTTAGATGGCACAACAGCATGGACCAACATTTCGGGCGGGACAGGCAGTTCAACAGCAAATTATACTTCTGGAGGTTTAACAGGCACAACATATTATCGGGCTGTAATCACGTCTTCAAATCCAGGATGTACACTCATAACTGATACAGTTATGGCAACTGTTATTCCTGATCCAACAATTACAATGCAGCCAATTGGCGGAGATATATGTGAAGGAGGAACCTTTACAATGTCATCCGCTGCTGCAAATGGTTCCGGAAATTTTACTTATCAGTGGCAAAAATCATTAGATGGATTAACAGGATGGACAAATGTAACTAATGGTACAGGTGCCAATACAACAAGTTATACAACTGGCCCTGTTAGTATGGATACTTTTTATAGATTAAAGGCGATTGATTCAGGCATTGGTTGTGGTGTTGCAAATTCAAATCCGGCTAAAGTTGATATTTTCGAATCTCCAATAATAAGTACACAGCCTATAGATGGAAAAGTTTGTATTAATCAAACCAATACATTTACAGTAGTAGCTTCCGGAAATATTCTACCGGGAAGTATATTATATCAATGGCAGACGGCAACAGTTTCATCAGGACCATATTTAAATGTAACTGACGGAACAGGAGGTACAACAGCCTCTTACACAACACCAACTTATGCAACAGCAGGAAATAGATATTTTAAGGTTTTAATCTCTCAATCGCAAGCAGCTTGTAGTACAATTTCAAATCTGGTTACTTTGAATGTCTCTGATAGAGCAGTAGCCCCAATTGGCAGTGTTACGCAACAGCCATCATGTGAGTATGCTTATGGAACAATATCAATTTCAAATCCCGATTTGGGAACAGGATACGAATATAGTATAGATGGGGTTAACTTCCAGACAAGTAATATTTTTACCAATCTTGCATCCGGTGTTAAACAAGTCTCTGTTAGAGAGCTTGGTTTAAATACTTGTATCTCTCCTAATACCGAATTCACAATTTTCGACAGATTATGCGCAGTTCCTGAAGTCTTTGCAACCATTTCAGGAAATT contains:
- a CDS encoding phosphatidylinositol-specific phospholipase C1-like protein, with the translated sequence MKQILFTLFLAGAINTSVQAQNDNLKINQIQVIGSHNSYRQAIETDLYNFIQAKDTSRSLKGLQYTHIPITEQLNKGLRNLEIDVQGDTKGGKYAHPKGLDLAKSEKAYDPNGEMQKPGFKVFHMIDIDFRTSCYTLQNCLAELKKWSDANPDHVPVFITLEPKDDDSFLGTKAEKFTPELFDALDKELRKGLGNKLITPDMVRGKYKTLEEAVLNNNWPTLKKAKGKFLFILDNNGAKRDLYALNHPSLKGRAVFINAEPGKPEAATLFRNNSEDPQIADLVKKDYIIRTRADSDTKEARKNDYSHFEAAKKSGAQIITTDYYLPSTFFNSPYQIKYDDGTYVRVDPINGVK
- a CDS encoding RNA polymerase sigma-70 factor, with product MKNPEIFEQTYTEYWKKLNAFSYTMTQDKDLAQNIVQDVFIDLWERKDDLNINAIEPYLFRAVKNQVFKHYQNNRFDKTILEDQFEDYIIDNFASIDPELMDLLYSLLDKLPEKRKEVLLMYKFQDMSIDMIADELGISKQTVKNQISSALKQLREGLKDLAWLAPYIILHQKF
- a CDS encoding FecR family protein, with product MIKRIKHSLEHLIDKSSRNKTSIAEENLLNDFAFDQYQNSKWNETAMGNPNEVSRHIYEGIQLRIGKKRSFNPYLKYMAAASILFLVGLGFFFKPGFSVEKHLTFKTLDIPKSIQLNDGSKIYLAANSIFQYPEKFLGDERKVSLLKGNAFFEVAKDKKHPFIITSGEIKTRVVGTSFHIQLSKSKCEVIVVTGKVNVTSKGQSVDLVPNEEALFESQKLTKQLADKSYLVNWYNTDITLNQTILKHVITILQYKYGVSFQYDNEKVLATPLTVFIKKDASLENVLEQINYITNLKFKVYGEIVKVD
- a CDS encoding TonB-dependent receptor, which encodes MYFKLSYLNLKRIVFLVMALLAIQNGYSTTNFPEKSNVKNKVEKATLVSIFSKLSQQTDYKFSYGQAIIADNTVYTVNYTNESVSLILSDLSKKANFNYNINGKLVLIQKTEAPKTTTHKAVDRIKVKGKIVDENKVPIPGATIIETSTSNSTTTNFDGEFELTVGEGKTIEISYLGYKTKTVAAQSGFITIQLEPNTSELAEVLVVGYGKQSKKDVTGAVTQLEASNFKQGISTSPDQLLQGKVAGVRVVSTSGEPGAGVNVTIRGVGSIRSGSTPLFVVDGVPLSNDDVSPGASNVGFGSSQAKNPLNFLNNSDIESITVLKDASAAAIYGARGSNGVVLVTTKKGSKGEGTLTFDSYTGISTVANKLDVLDAGQYRKAIKDPAFDHGGNTDWQDVIYRTAITTNNSLAFSKQTETGNYYASAAQMNQEGIIRNSNFKRMSGRINAAESFLDNKRLKVKMNLTASETKDDGVPTSDDGGSNGQLIVHTLMANPTRSVFDANGKYTNFNMNAHYNPAYLLSIYDDQTRTIRVLANLEASLRIVDGLEYKVNIGFDRSAAERNTTIFPNLTDLNPKGKYVQNNLDSKNSLIEHYLTYNLLLDKHKIEALGGFSYQKFERSGTSFSIDGISNQGVGVPPSINPGFAGTQSGVSGYAQENELQSYFGRVNYTFNEKYLLTASMRADGSTRFGQNNKYGYFPSAALGWNISKEKFLENATALSNLKLRLSWGQTGNQEVENKITQASYSLAGADGYYLYNDLNLVNGVSVNRTPNPDLKWEVVTQYNAGLDFSFWNDKFYGTLDYFNKTTTDAILNVPSQALSPTTTIWTNIDGKIINKGFEFMLGSKLIDKKDFSWNIDVNGATLDNKIEDLPVSEILTGTISGPGQSGVNANIYKSGYAAGSFYLLQHTGFDANGANVFKDQNGDGKIDNSDRVIIEGALPTFYYGFNSDMRYKNFTFSFSIIGQTGGYLLNNTGLNALNINNLASDRNVATGYYESGANATNSPILSTLFLEKSDFIRLNTARVGYNFDLKGLNWINGLTLYVTGQNLITITNYSGYDPLINSPKSNGGNQSIGIDYASYPTSRTFSFGATLKL